From Thermodesulforhabdus norvegica:
GGGCGGGCTTATGCCCGCCTTCCTTTTTATGATGCTTGATCTTGAAGGGAAATTTTGTTGCCGGTATTCTCTTTTCAGAAGTTATTGATCCGTTAGGCTGGTATTTGTGTAGCCCTTTGATTTTTTAAAGGGCGACAGAGCGGGATGTCGTCACCTTTTTGTAAGAGGCGTAGCCATGAGAGCTCGGAGCGCTGTCGTTACGGCCATGGAGCTCATAACGCCTCTGGGGGTTGGGCTTGACAGATCCTGGAAAAGGTTGGTTCGCGGGGAATCCGGCATAGATCGCATTTCTCTTTTCGATCCCTCGGGGCACAAATGTCAGATTGCCGGAGAGTGCAGGGACTTTAATCCCGAAGACTTTCTGGACAGGAAGACGATAACTCGTTTTGACCGAATGGTCCATCTCTTCGTTGCGGCCGCTTTGCTCACCATTGAAAACTGGCGTTTTCAATACAGAGGCGATCCCTTCAGGTTTTCCGTAATCGGGGCAAGTGCTATTGGCTGTCCTTCCACCTTTGAACAGAATCATGCCGAGTTACTTCGCAGAGGTCCTCGTAAGGTTTCGCCCTTTTGTGTTGTAGCCATTGCCGCTAACACGGCGGCCTGTGAAGTTGCAAGACGGATTGGGGCAAAGGGGCCTCAATATTTTCTTCAGGAGGCCTGCGCCGCCGGTACTAAGGCGATGGCTACTGCCACTGCCTTGATCAGGCAGAATGTTATTGATGCGGCTGTGGTTGTCGGGGCCGACGCGGGTATAACGCCCACCATAATGGCAAGCCTGGAGAATCTCGGTGCCATAACGACAGGTCAATGGAATGAGACTCCATCGAAGGCTTCCAGACCTTTCGACAGGGAAAGGAAAGGATTTGTGCCTTCTGAAGGTGCGGGCTGTGTAATCCTGGAAGCCCTTGAACATGCTGAGAAAAGGGGAGCGGAACCTCTGGCCGAAGTTGCAGGTATCGGGGCCACCTGTGACGCCCACCACCCCACGGCTGCGGAGCCTTCCGGAGAGAGTATTATTCAATGCATGAAACAGGCTATAAAGGATGCCGGGATAAGGCCGGAAGAAGTCAATTATATAAACGCTCACGGAACATCCACTCCTCTTAACGACCTGGTGGAAACGAGAGCCATAAAAAAGGTTTTCGGCCCAAAGGCCTATCAGATACCCATATCTTCCAACAAATCCATGATCGGTCACCTGTGGGGAGCGGCCGGTATCGTGGAATCCATCTTTACGGTGAAAAGTATACTTGATGGAATTATTCCGCCCACGATTAATCTGGACTTTCCGGACCCTGAATGCGACCTCGACTATGTACCAAATCTTTCCAGACCCGCGGACATTCGTATCGCTCTGACCAATTCCTTCGGCTTTGGGGGCATTAATGCCTCGCTGGTGATTAAAAAAGTGGAGGAGTAGGTCATGAGTACTTACAACGAAAGATATTTCAGGGAGTTTTTTGAGAGGAATTTTCTGTACATTGAGGGGTTCATGAGAAATGTCAGACGCTATGGGGACCGACCCGCCCTTGTTGATGTAGAATCGGACAGGAGCTGGAATTACCGGGAGCTTAACGCAGAGGCCAACAGGTTTGCCCGAACGTTACTTGCCAGTAATCTTAAACCCGGAGATGTCGTCACATATCAGCTTATGAATTGTCCCGAGTTCGCCTTTATCTACCTGGGCTGTCAGAAAATAGGGGTTATCAACAACCCCATAAACTACCGGCTGTCCTCAGGTGAAACCGCATACATACTGGAAGATTCTTTGAGCAGAGTTTACATTTTTGATGTTTCAATCCGTGAGACCGCAGAGGAGGCTCTGAAGCTATCGAAGCATAAACCAGATGTGGTGGTTGTGGTGGGAGAAGGAGAAGCGGGCTCGGGTGTAATCCCTTACAGGGAATTCATATCCGGGGCGTCAGATGAGAACCCGGAGGATCCTTTTCGGTTTGGCAGGGGTGCCTTTTCGGAGACCACCCGTCTGTACACTTCGGGAACTACCGGGAAACCGAAAGGCGTTCCTCTGAACAATATTAACGAAATTCTTACCGCTCACGACGTAATAATGCATTTGCACCTCACTGTGGATGATGTTCTTCTGAACATATCACCGTGGTTCCACCGGGGAGGGATCCACATCGGTGGCCCGGGACCGGCTTTCTATCTGGGGGCATCCATCGTTGCCCTGAAGTTTTTCCACCCAAGAACCACCCTTGAAGCCATCAGTAAATACGGGGTTACCTATGTGGTGGGTGTGCCCACTATGTATAAATTAATGCTGGAAGAGCAGAAGAAGCGGGGGCTTGATTTGTCGAAACTCCGGGGTGTGGTAAGTATGGGAGCACCCCTTGACAGGAGCCTCTGTATCGAAATGCAGGAGGTTTTCACACCGAACATCTTCAACGGTTACGGAACCTCGGAGACTTTCTGGAATACTCTGCTCCTGCCCGGAGACCTTCCCGACAGGGCCGGTAAGGCGGGAAGGGCCTGTGTGGATGATGAGATTCGAGTTGTAAGGGTTTATGAAGATAAACTTGCCGATCCCGATGATACGGTTGCACAGGATGAAGAGGAGGTCGGCGAAGTTATCGTAAAAACCTTCAAAAGTCTTTACGATTATTACAAGAAGCCGGAAGAACTTAAGATGAAAGTGTTTAAAGACTGGTTTTACACTGGCGACCTGGCCGTCTGGGACAGAAATCAATACATCACCATCGTGTCACGGAAAGACGACATGATTATCGTGGGTGGTGAAAACATATACCCGATTCAGATCGAGGAAGCCATTCAGGAGCACCCCAAGGTCATGAGTTGTGCCGTTATTGGCATTCCCGACCGCCAACGCGGTCAGGCCCTTGCGGCTTATGTTGTTAAAAAAGACGAGAGCCTCACGATTGAAGAGTTAAGAGAATTCATAAAAGGTCATCCTATGATTCCGCCTTACAAAAGGCCGCGCTACTATTGCTTCGTCGAGCAACTGCCAATGACGGCAACGGGAAAGAAGCAGCATTACAAGCTCAGGGAACAGGCGCTGAAAGACCTTGAGGAAGGCAGACTTGTCAGATTCTGAAAACTCAAAGGAAAAAACACTTCACTTCTCAAATTGGGCTTTTGATGCAAAAACTTTAAACAATTTTTCCAGTGGACCTATGGAGCGTATGTGAATGTCTCTCTGAGGAAAGGCTATCTCAATTCCTCTCTCTGAAAATAGCCGTGTAATCTCGTAGCGTATCTCCGTTTCGACCTCCAGGCTTTTTCTCACCGTCGTCCAGACTCTAAGGCGGAATATCAATGCGTTGTCGCCGAAGTCCACAAAAAGAACGCTCGGCTCAGGTTCCCTGAACACAGCCGGGTGATTGTTTGCGATTTCCATCAGGGTATCGCGCACGAGAATGACATCAGAGCCATAAGCCACCCCGACATCTATGTTTCGCCTTACCCGGGCATCGCGAAAACTCCAGTTCGTAACACGTTCGCTAACCAGTGCCGAGTTGGGTATTATAACCGATGCGTTATCCCAGGT
This genomic window contains:
- a CDS encoding beta-ketoacyl-[acyl-carrier-protein] synthase family protein; translation: MRARSAVVTAMELITPLGVGLDRSWKRLVRGESGIDRISLFDPSGHKCQIAGECRDFNPEDFLDRKTITRFDRMVHLFVAAALLTIENWRFQYRGDPFRFSVIGASAIGCPSTFEQNHAELLRRGPRKVSPFCVVAIAANTAACEVARRIGAKGPQYFLQEACAAGTKAMATATALIRQNVIDAAVVVGADAGITPTIMASLENLGAITTGQWNETPSKASRPFDRERKGFVPSEGAGCVILEALEHAEKRGAEPLAEVAGIGATCDAHHPTAAEPSGESIIQCMKQAIKDAGIRPEEVNYINAHGTSTPLNDLVETRAIKKVFGPKAYQIPISSNKSMIGHLWGAAGIVESIFTVKSILDGIIPPTINLDFPDPECDLDYVPNLSRPADIRIALTNSFGFGGINASLVIKKVEE
- a CDS encoding class I adenylate-forming enzyme family protein, with translation MSTYNERYFREFFERNFLYIEGFMRNVRRYGDRPALVDVESDRSWNYRELNAEANRFARTLLASNLKPGDVVTYQLMNCPEFAFIYLGCQKIGVINNPINYRLSSGETAYILEDSLSRVYIFDVSIRETAEEALKLSKHKPDVVVVVGEGEAGSGVIPYREFISGASDENPEDPFRFGRGAFSETTRLYTSGTTGKPKGVPLNNINEILTAHDVIMHLHLTVDDVLLNISPWFHRGGIHIGGPGPAFYLGASIVALKFFHPRTTLEAISKYGVTYVVGVPTMYKLMLEEQKKRGLDLSKLRGVVSMGAPLDRSLCIEMQEVFTPNIFNGYGTSETFWNTLLLPGDLPDRAGKAGRACVDDEIRVVRVYEDKLADPDDTVAQDEEEVGEVIVKTFKSLYDYYKKPEELKMKVFKDWFYTGDLAVWDRNQYITIVSRKDDMIIVGGENIYPIQIEEAIQEHPKVMSCAVIGIPDRQRGQALAAYVVKKDESLTIEELREFIKGHPMIPPYKRPRYYCFVEQLPMTATGKKQHYKLREQALKDLEEGRLVRF